CTGCACCAGCTATGTCATGCTCTTATGCGTTATTGCTATCAGCAGTATTATATCACAGGTAGATCGGAAAAGCATCTATCGGGCTTTTATTTTTCCGCTGTCTGTCACTATGTGTGTGGTTTCGGTAGTGGTGCCGCTTTTGGTGCTGCCGGGAGCGCCCTGGTTGATCAACCTCTATGGCGGTTTCCTGGATTTTTATCAGCTTCTGGCCTTTGTCTATCTGATGGCTGCTGCGGTTCTGGCCCTTAAAAGAAGAGAGGTAAAGGCCTATTTCCTCATGGCCGCCAACGCAGTGTTTGGCATTAGCCTGCTGGTTCAGATTACCAGCAGCAACGCCTTTGAGCCCATTTATACTGGCTGGCAGAGCGAGTACTGCGGCTTTATTCTGGTGCTGATCTTTGGCGGGATGATGGTGTTTTATTACCGGCAGGTTTTGAGTGAAAATAAACGGCTCACAGCGCATCTTGAAGAGGAAGTGGCCGTACGTACCAGAGAACTGACAACCCTGATGAACGAGCGTAAAAAGTTTCTCTCTGATCTGGCCCATGATCTCAAAGCGCCGGTAACGGCCATCCAGGGGTTCATTGAGCTGGTGAAGTATGGGAATGTGCAGGTGGACGAAGAGATCCAGCGCTACCTGGAGGTCATTAACCAGAAATCCAACGAGGTACAGACAAAGGTGCGCAGTCTTCAGGAGTTTACCAGTCAGGATGAGGCTGTTATGAAAAAGGAAAAAATAGATCTTGGAAGATTGCTGGATGATTTTTATGAAAATAACCGTCCCGACGCAGAGGCAAACGGTATAAGCTTTAGTATAATCAAGCCTGGAAAACCCATAGAAATGATGGGAAACCCGGAACTTATCTACCGCGTGTTTGAGAACCTGTTTTACAATGCCATGAGCTTCACCCCCATGAACGGCAGGATCAAGGTCGAGGCCACGCTGGAGGAAAAGTGGGTGGTGATCCGGTTTTCGGATAACGGCGCGGGCATACCGCCGGATATTCAGCCTAAGATTTTCGATCGCTTTTATACCACACGCGGTGAGAACAGCGATTCGCAGGGGCTTGGGCTTTTTATTGTCCGCTACACGATCAAGGCCCATGGCGGCACCATCGACGCTGCGTCGGAAATGGGGGCAGGGACGACCTTTACCATCCGGCTTAAAACTCTTTAAGCATGTTCAAGAAAGCTTCAAATAGCAGCGCGGCCTCTGGAATACAGTGTATGTCGGGCGTATAATAAAACGACAAACGATCAACTATTCAGGAGGCAGTAATATGAATTTGAAGCAAAAGTATGGTGAATGGGCGTTGGTGTGCGGCGCCACAGATGGCATAGGAAAAGCCTTTGCCGAGTATTTTGCGGCCAATGGGCTGAGCGTCGTGCTGGTGGGCCGGCGGGCCGAAAAGCTTCAGGCGCTCGCAGAAGAATTGGAACAAGGCTATGGAGTTAAATCAATGGCTGTGCCGCAGGATCTGACCGCGGACAGCGCTTCAGAAAACCTGATCAAAGCCACAGAGAGCCTTGACATCGGCATTTTAAATTATGTGGCGACCTTCCATAAGATGGGACGATATTCCCATGCCGCCTATCCAGATATTCAGAAGATTATTGACATTAACATCAATACCTATGCGAAGCTGCTGCACCACTTTACCGCTTTGTTTGCAGCGCGGGACAGAGGCGCTGTTGTGACGATGACCTCGCTGACCGCTGTGACAGCATCCCCTTACAATGCGGCTTATGGAGCGGCCAAAGCTTTTCAGCTCATTTTGACAGAAGGCGTGGCCAGAGAGTTCCATGATGCCGATGTGGATATTCTGGTCATTACCGCGGGCTCTACCCAGACACCGGAC
The DNA window shown above is from Eubacterium limosum and carries:
- a CDS encoding SDR family NAD(P)-dependent oxidoreductase, yielding MNLKQKYGEWALVCGATDGIGKAFAEYFAANGLSVVLVGRRAEKLQALAEELEQGYGVKSMAVPQDLTADSASENLIKATESLDIGILNYVATFHKMGRYSHAAYPDIQKIIDININTYAKLLHHFTALFAARDRGAVVTMTSLTAVTASPYNAAYGAAKAFQLILTEGVAREFHDADVDILVITAGSTQTPDWFRNQPQGDIDNSQAMTPQEVVEEGMGMLGKANSYIVGRINQDAYKKYTAEMTRDEAAALMGSYFEEEYRDK
- a CDS encoding sensor histidine kinase, coding for MKKKLNAITIGMIILIVSAVLCLALIQWLYRVDNKYTQTTPQAEDGVLTLTADAFSKDKLFCLVDGWAFYQGKQLNPADFAADGPGQPEPTEYVYIGEYPDFSMRNLRTSPYGIGAYHLKIINEGDPVILSIAFQEIFSSADIWVNGKPVETLGNTNPQQYEPYIKNTVISFEAGAETDILINTANFSHYYSGIYYPPVLGEAQEVSYLIFVNQLFYAFLCIASLVIAVFTLVVWMSPGRDRLFFYYGLMTLSFGLHVAYQPLRWLGIPLTESLYALEDCTSYVMLLCVIAISSIISQVDRKSIYRAFIFPLSVTMCVVSVVVPLLVLPGAPWLINLYGGFLDFYQLLAFVYLMAAAVLALKRREVKAYFLMAANAVFGISLLVQITSSNAFEPIYTGWQSEYCGFILVLIFGGMMVFYYRQVLSENKRLTAHLEEEVAVRTRELTTLMNERKKFLSDLAHDLKAPVTAIQGFIELVKYGNVQVDEEIQRYLEVINQKSNEVQTKVRSLQEFTSQDEAVMKKEKIDLGRLLDDFYENNRPDAEANGISFSIIKPGKPIEMMGNPELIYRVFENLFYNAMSFTPMNGRIKVEATLEEKWVVIRFSDNGAGIPPDIQPKIFDRFYTTRGENSDSQGLGLFIVRYTIKAHGGTIDAASEMGAGTTFTIRLKTL